A window of Drosophila subobscura isolate 14011-0131.10 chromosome E, UCBerk_Dsub_1.0, whole genome shotgun sequence contains these coding sequences:
- the LOC117890292 gene encoding uncharacterized protein DDB_G0281497 produces MSSGINCREIFVFLEILIWNQTKQRNRQNSQHSNNNSGVSSSSSSTNTSTSTSKETTTNGGSNHKNHCNRRSGNNNSNNNAVKVINQQQQQQRQPLPLSEAEKNKNSRSSSSSSNKNSLHILQKG; encoded by the coding sequence ATGTCTTCCGGAATCAATTGTCGTGAGATTTTCGTATTTTTGGAAATTTTGATTTGGAATCAAACGAAACAGAGAAATCGACAAAACAGTCAgcatagcaacaacaatagcggcgtcagcagcagcagcagcagcaccaacaccagcaccagcaccagcaaagAGACAACAACCAACGGCggcagcaaccacaaaaatCACTGCAACCGGAGAAGcggcaataacaacagcaacaacaacgcagtGAAAGTGataaaccagcagcagcagcagcagaggcagccactgcccctgtccgaagcagaaaaaaacaaaaactctcgcagcagcagcagcagcagcaacaaaaacagtttgCATATTCTGCAAAAGGGTTGA
- the LOC117890291 gene encoding probable nuclear hormone receptor HR3 isoform X4 codes for MPSTIRAQIEIIPCKVCGDKSSGVHYGVITCEGCKGFFRRSQSSVVNYQCPRNKQCVVDRVNRNRCQYCRLQKCLKLGMSRDAVKFGRMSKKQREKVEDEVRFHRAQMRAQSDAAPDSSVYDTQTPSSSDQLHHNSYNSYSGGYSNNEVGYGSPYGYSASVTPQQTMQYDISADYVDSTTYEPRSTIIDPEFISHADGDINDVLIKTLAEAHANTNTKLEAVHDMFRKQQDISRILYYKNLGQEELWLDCAEKLTQMIQNIIEFAKLIPGFMRLSQDDQILLLKTGSFELAIVRMSRLLDLSQNAVLYGDVMLPQEAFYTSDSEEMRLVSRIFQTAKSIAELKLTETELALYQSLVLLWPERNGVRGNTEIQRLFNLSMNAIRQELETNHAPLKGDVTVLDTLLNNIPNFRDISILHMESLSKFKQTHPTVVFPALYKELFSIDSQQDLT; via the exons CTCAAATTGAGATAATTCCATGCAAAGTGTGCGGCGATAAGTCATCGGGCGTGCATTACGGCGTAATCACCTGCGAGGGCTGCAAGGGGTTCTTCCGCCGCTCGCAGAGCTCCGTCGTGAACTATCAGTGTCCGCGCAACAAGCAATGTGTGGTGGATCGTGTTAATCGGAATCGCTGTCAATACTGTAGACTGCAAAAGTGCCTAAAGCTGGGAATGAGTCGTGATG CTGTAAAGTTCGGCAGAATGTCGAAAAAGCAGCGTGAGAAGGTTGAGGATGAGGTGCGATTCCATCGGGCCCAGATGCGCGCCCAGAGCGATGCGGCACCGGATAGTTCCGTGTATGACACGCAGACGCCCTCGAGCAGCGATCAACTGCATcacaacagctacaacag CTACAGCGGCGGATATTCAAATAACGAGGTGGGCTACGGCAGTCCCTACGGCTACTCGGCCTCGGTGACACCCCAACAGACCATGCAGTACGACATCTCGGCGGACTATGTGGACAGCACCACCTACGAGCCGCGCAGTACAATAATCGATCCCGAATTTATTAGTCATG CGGATGGCGATATCAATGATGTGCTGATCAAAACGCTGGCGGAGGCGCATGCCAACACAAATACCAAACTGGAAGCTGTGCACGACATGTTCCGAAAGCAGCAG GATATATCGCGCATTCTCTATTACAAGAATCTGGGCCAGGAAGAACTGTGGCTGGACTGTGCCGAAAAGCTTACgcaaatgatacaaaatattatCGAATTTGCAAAGCTAATACCGGGATTCATGCGCCTGAGTCAGGATGATCAG ATATTACTGCTAAAGACGGGCTCCTTTGAGCTGGCGATTGTTCGCATGTCCAGACTGCTAGATCTCTCACAGAACGCGGTACTCTACGGCGATGTGATGCTGCCCCAGGAGGCATTCTACACATCCGACTCGGAGGAGATGCGTCTGGTGTCGCGCATTTTCCAAACGGCTAAGTCGATAGCCGAACTCAAACTGACTGAAACCGAACTGGCGCTCTATCAGAGCTTAGTCCTGCTCTGGCCAG AGCGCAATGGAGTGCGTGGTAACACTGAAATACAGAGGCTTTTCAATCTGAGCATGAACGCAATACGGCAGGAGCTGGAAACGAATCATGCGCCGCTCAAGGGCGATGTCACCGTGCTGGACACACTGCTGAACAATATACCCAATTTCCG CGACATCTCCATCCTGCACATGGAGTCGCTGAGCAAGTTCAAGCAAACACATCCGACCGTGGTATTCCCGGCGCTGTACAAGGAGCTGTTCTCAATAGATTCGCAGCAGGATCTGACATAA
- the LOC117890291 gene encoding probable nuclear hormone receptor HR3 isoform X3 gives MYTQRMFDMWSSVTSKLEAHANNLGQSNVQSPAGQNNSSGSIKAQIEIIPCKVCGDKSSGVHYGVITCEGCKGFFRRSQSSVVNYQCPRNKQCVVDRVNRNRCQYCRLQKCLKLGMSRDAVKFGRMSKKQREKVEDEVRFHRAQMRAQSDAAPDSSVYDTQTPSSSDQLHHNSYNSYSGGYSNNEVGYGSPYGYSASVTPQQTMQYDISADYVDSTTYEPRSTIIDPEFISHADGDINDVLIKTLAEAHANTNTKLEAVHDMFRKQQDISRILYYKNLGQEELWLDCAEKLTQMIQNIIEFAKLIPGFMRLSQDDQILLLKTGSFELAIVRMSRLLDLSQNAVLYGDVMLPQEAFYTSDSEEMRLVSRIFQTAKSIAELKLTETELALYQSLVLLWPERNGVRGNTEIQRLFNLSMNAIRQELETNHAPLKGDVTVLDTLLNNIPNFRDISILHMESLSKFKQTHPTVVFPALYKELFSIDSQQDLT, from the exons ATGTATACGCAACGGATGTTTGACATGTGGAGCAGCGTCACTTCGAAACTGGAAGCACACGCCAACAACCTCGGTCAAAGCAACGTCCAGTCGCCAGCGGGACAAAACAATTCAAGCGGTTCCATCAAAG CTCAAATTGAGATAATTCCATGCAAAGTGTGCGGCGATAAGTCATCGGGCGTGCATTACGGCGTAATCACCTGCGAGGGCTGCAAGGGGTTCTTCCGCCGCTCGCAGAGCTCCGTCGTGAACTATCAGTGTCCGCGCAACAAGCAATGTGTGGTGGATCGTGTTAATCGGAATCGCTGTCAATACTGTAGACTGCAAAAGTGCCTAAAGCTGGGAATGAGTCGTGATG CTGTAAAGTTCGGCAGAATGTCGAAAAAGCAGCGTGAGAAGGTTGAGGATGAGGTGCGATTCCATCGGGCCCAGATGCGCGCCCAGAGCGATGCGGCACCGGATAGTTCCGTGTATGACACGCAGACGCCCTCGAGCAGCGATCAACTGCATcacaacagctacaacag CTACAGCGGCGGATATTCAAATAACGAGGTGGGCTACGGCAGTCCCTACGGCTACTCGGCCTCGGTGACACCCCAACAGACCATGCAGTACGACATCTCGGCGGACTATGTGGACAGCACCACCTACGAGCCGCGCAGTACAATAATCGATCCCGAATTTATTAGTCATG CGGATGGCGATATCAATGATGTGCTGATCAAAACGCTGGCGGAGGCGCATGCCAACACAAATACCAAACTGGAAGCTGTGCACGACATGTTCCGAAAGCAGCAG GATATATCGCGCATTCTCTATTACAAGAATCTGGGCCAGGAAGAACTGTGGCTGGACTGTGCCGAAAAGCTTACgcaaatgatacaaaatattatCGAATTTGCAAAGCTAATACCGGGATTCATGCGCCTGAGTCAGGATGATCAG ATATTACTGCTAAAGACGGGCTCCTTTGAGCTGGCGATTGTTCGCATGTCCAGACTGCTAGATCTCTCACAGAACGCGGTACTCTACGGCGATGTGATGCTGCCCCAGGAGGCATTCTACACATCCGACTCGGAGGAGATGCGTCTGGTGTCGCGCATTTTCCAAACGGCTAAGTCGATAGCCGAACTCAAACTGACTGAAACCGAACTGGCGCTCTATCAGAGCTTAGTCCTGCTCTGGCCAG AGCGCAATGGAGTGCGTGGTAACACTGAAATACAGAGGCTTTTCAATCTGAGCATGAACGCAATACGGCAGGAGCTGGAAACGAATCATGCGCCGCTCAAGGGCGATGTCACCGTGCTGGACACACTGCTGAACAATATACCCAATTTCCG CGACATCTCCATCCTGCACATGGAGTCGCTGAGCAAGTTCAAGCAAACACATCCGACCGTGGTATTCCCGGCGCTGTACAAGGAGCTGTTCTCAATAGATTCGCAGCAGGATCTGACATAA
- the LOC117891038 gene encoding histidine-rich glycoprotein yields MFTLAGGHPSSDKLKIRIHVPVKHHTHVHTKTVIKKVPLPIPVPVKEHHHEPPKKHHSRSHHQHQHHEEEMDDDFEGYEYPVKAKRRTRHPFV; encoded by the exons ATGTTCACGCTGGCTGGCGGCCATCCATCAAGCGACAAGCTGAA GATTCGCATACACGTGCCAGTGAAGCACCACACACATGTCCACACGAAGACGGTCATTAAGAAGGTCCCGCTGCCCATACCGGTGCCGGTCAAGGAGCACCACCATGAGCCGCCCAAGAAGCACCACAGTCgcagccaccaccaacaccaacaccacgAGGAGGAAATGGACGACGACTTCGAGGGCTACGAGTATCCCGTGAAGGCCAAGCGACGCACGCGGCATCCCTTTGTCTGA